One Salvia splendens isolate huo1 chromosome 12, SspV2, whole genome shotgun sequence genomic window carries:
- the LOC121759365 gene encoding uncharacterized protein LOC121759365 produces the protein MSENGMKSEVILHHFLHQHPLILTVADATGYDRPRCDVCGCEIFSGDTIYKCSHDNCSSDHRITLHKECAERPREISLSSHPQHSLIQNKLPYTRDVETWDVPTLIPPSCAVCTHMIEGGKGYSCSSCNFYIHIGCAHSMDVMGEPSFTRHPSHPRHDLTLLRRPDALLRCDACGTIHRGNSYICTVCPYCINESCAALPAAFDCGHLHDHPLSLAYRLPLEYIKYRFRCDVCYKDLSPNNWVYHCGICRYVVHINCATSPLIQNTVDVDPDVVVCPIKDIAEEVIGPFVRKSGMAAISNVDEFVKCKNEFHNPDHQLRIISSSPCHQQKEKEDEDDDDLKYGFKSKLVCDGCTAPISSSSSEYISCGECEYFLHLACYVLPFGLSGHPLHPQPNHILTLQMCPTLNFIRCTICRFDTNGLVYCCKQCNFKVDIKCFCLPDTIRHAAHPRHNLNLQLMEVMTKGKRNIPRMCSACGVNTYGNFCYICDVCDIILHSWCALLPAQVSNRRWDKHPLPLTFDATANHPSEFFCELCEKEMNPKTWMYHCRGCDVSIHPACLPTALGWCRNIKFGQRYVIGAFHKHDIGYSASYPRRSRILSAWYQSITEFAQRYDGMTLHQYPVAYQLTNKLRCSICGVRKVYGTHGFQCDSHKCDFFVCFDLCARYLQNQTDFT, from the exons ATGAGTGAGAATGGTATGAAGAGTGAGGTGATTCTTCATCATTTCCTCCATCAACACCCACTTATTCTCACCGTAGCTGATGCGACTGGATACGACCGGCCACGGTGTGACGTCTGCGGGTGTGAGATCTTCTCCGGAGACACGATCTACAAATGCAGCCACGACAACTGCAGCAGCGACCACCGCATAACATTACACAAAGAATGCGCAGAAAGGCCGCGAGAGATCAGTCTGTCCTCCCACCCTCAGCACTCCCTCATCCAAAACAAACTCCCTTATACACGTGATGTAGAGACGTGGGATGTACCTACGTTGATTCCCCCATCATGTGCAGTGTGCACACATATGATCGAAGGAGGGAAAGGGTACAGCTGCAGCAGCTGCAATTTCTACATCCACATAGGGTGCGCGCATAGCATGGATGTGATGGGCGAGCCTAGCTTCACCAGACACCCCAGCCATCCGCGCCACGACCTCACGCTGCTGAGGAGGCCGGATGCCTTGTTGAGGTGCGATGCTTGTGGCACCATTCACAGAGGGAACTCCTATATCTGCACCGTCTGTCCGTACTGCATCAATGAGAGTTGTGCGGCCTTGCCTGCTGCCTTCGACTGTGGCCACCTCCACGACCACCCGCTCTCCCTTGCTTATCGCCTCCCGCTTGAATATATCAAGTACCGTTTCAGGTGTGATGTGTGTTACAAGGACTTGTCCCCTAATAATTGGGTCTATCATTGTGGGATTTGCAGATATGTAGTCCATATCAATTGTGCCACCTCTCCCCTAATCCA GAACACTGTTGATGTGGATCCGGACGTCGTTGTGTGTCCCATAAAGGACATAGCGGAAGAGGTTATTGGACCATTTGTTAGGAAATCAGGAATGGCAGCCATCTCTAATGTTGATGAGTTCGTCAAATGCAAAAATGAATTCCATAACCCTGATCATCAGTTACGTATAATCTCATCATCACCATGTCATcaacaaaaagaaaaggaagatgaagatgatgatgatctTAAGTATGGGTTTAAGTCCAAATTGGTATGTGATGGATGCACCGCCCCAATTTCATCCTCCTCAAGTGAATACATAAGTTGTGGTGAATGCGAATACTTTCTTCACTTAGCTTGCTATGTATTACCATTTGGGTTATCCGGTCATCCCCTCCACCCCCAACCTAATCACATCCTAACCCTTCAAATGTGTCCAACACTCAACTTTATTCGCTGCACCATCTGTAGGTTCGACACAAATGGACTCGTATATTGTTGCAAACAGTGCAACTTCAAAGTAGATATAAAGTGCTTTTGTCTGCCCGACACCATAAGACACGCAGCTCACCCGCGCCACAATCTCAACCTTCAGCTCATGGAAGTGATGACCAAGGGGAAAAGGAACATTCCGCGCATGTGCAGTGCTTGTGGTGTAAATACATATGGTAATTTCTGTTACATATGTGATGTCTGCGATATCATACTGCATTCATGGTGTGCTCTGCTGCCGGCACAAGTGAGTAATCGTAGATGGGATAAGCACCCGCTGCCGCTGACTTTTGATGCTACCGCCAATCATCCCAGTGAGTTCTTCTGCGAACTCTGTGAAAAGGAGATGAATCCCAAGACATGGATGTATCACTGCCGAGGCTGTGATGTTTCAATCCATCCTGCGTGCTTGCCAACCGCGCTGGGATGGTGTCGGAACATCAAGTTTGGGCAGCGATATGTTATCGGGGCATTTCACAAACACGACATCGGGTATTCTGCAAGCTATCCTCGACGGTCGAGGATCTTGTCAGCCTGGTATCAGAGCATCACGGAGTTTGCGCAGCGATATGATGGCATGACACTTCACCAATACCCTGTCGCATATCAACTAACCAATAAGTTACGCTGCAGCATATGCGGCGTAAGGAAGGTTTATGGTACCCATGGATTTCAGTGTGATTCACACAAATGTGACTTCTTCGTTTGTTTTGACCTGTGTGCTAGATATCTCCAAAATCAAACAGACTTTACATGA
- the LOC121759369 gene encoding uncharacterized protein LOC121759369, protein MDMMGERSSFTKHPSHPQHHLKLLWRPGHGASIRCDACGVIHRGNSYICTVCQYIINETCAALAPRSPLLTVFHFNISNMLSILTAPPHYLILPSSRATMMEM, encoded by the exons ATGGACATGATGGGCGAGCGCAGCAGCTTCACCAAACATCCCAGCCATCCACAGCATCACCTAAAGCTGCTGTGGAGGCCAGGCCATGGCGCCTCCATCAGGTGCGATGCTTGTGGAGTCATACACAGGGGAAACTCATATATCTGCACCGTTTGTCAATACATCATCAACGAGACCTGTGCTGCCTTGGCCCCCCGCTCTCCCTTGCTTACCGTCTTCCACTTCAATATATCAA ATATGTTGTCCATTTTAACTGCGCCTCCGCACTATCTCATCCTCCCCTCATCAA GAGCAACAATGATGGAGATGTGA